Proteins co-encoded in one Corylus avellana chromosome ca9, CavTom2PMs-1.0 genomic window:
- the LOC132192192 gene encoding uncharacterized protein LOC132192192, protein MDDSAALKPEPPRTPTPTPTSSSLRRRHSISTSVVVPTKLSLLSSTKTTLHGSNSLPHQNGVAPPQLDLDLLSTTLKSSQAYTSLKDLLPASAAGIGSPTAAPGHEISIRNRLVKQAAWAYLQPMSSSPGSSGPTHFLRRLCLRLSSCLAYLTQLLHRILHTFRVTVSR, encoded by the coding sequence ATGGACGACTCCGCCGCATTAAAACCAGAGCCGCCTCGGACGCCGACGCCGACGCCGACGTCGTCATCTCTACGACGCAGGCACTCGATCTCTACGTCGGTGGTGGTCCCCACGAAGCTCTCACTCCTCTCCAGCACCAAAACCACCCTTCACGGCTCCAACAGCCTCCCACATCAAAACGGCGTGGCGCCACCGCAGCTGGACTTGGACCTGCTCTCCACTACCCTAAAGTCCTCTCAGGCATACACCTCCCTCAAAGACCTCCTTCCCGCCTCCGCCGCCGGAATCGGGTCCCCCACCGCCGCCCCCGGGCACGAGATCTCGATCCGCAACCGCCTGGTCAAACAGGCCGCCTGGGCCTACCTCCAGCCTATGTCCTCCTCCCCTGGCTCCTCCGGTCCAACTCACTTCCTCCGCCGCCTATGCCTCCGCCTCTCCTCCTGCCTCGCCTACCTCACCCAACTCCTCCATCGGATCCTCCACACCTTTCGGGTCACCGTGAGCAGATAA